Below is a window of Nomascus leucogenys isolate Asia chromosome 16, Asia_NLE_v1, whole genome shotgun sequence DNA.
AGATTGGGCATCGGCAGCTGGGGAGaacctcaggctgcttccactcatgatgGAACGTGAAGGGGAACCGCTGTGTGCAGAGAACCCGTGGCCTGACAGGAGcaagaggcaggggaggggccaggttctttttaacaaccagctgtcGAGAAAACTAATAGAGTAAGAACTCACGCCCACCACCTCCCAGGAAGGGCATTAATCTGTTcctgagggatccacccccatgacccaaacacctcccattagcctccacctccaacattgaggatcgaatttcaacatgaggttcagagaggacaaatatccaaaccacagCATGCTTGTATAGTGATTCTAAAAAAGGGGGCTTAATCGTTATGTTCCCAAAGCTGGTAGACTGAGGAAGCGTTTTTTCACAGGTTATCTTTCAAAACACGCTGGAACGTGTAGCTGTAGAGCTGTGGGTACATGCaaggatggagggagggcagACAGTGAGCTACTGAACCAGAGTGTGGCTGGGTTTGGGGAGGGCAGACAGAAACCGTCTCTATCTGGAAGAAACTTTCCAAAAGATTCCAATATGCCACCTTTCTCCTCATCACCCtccttagttaaaaaaaattctgatggtCCCAAAAATTCAACGTACATGAGAATTCTCAAAgagtttgttaaaatgcagatctaCAAGCTGCACTCATACAGATTTATTATATCCAGTGCGAAGTCCAAGAATTACATTTGAAACTTGCCTCTCAGCTGGTTCTGAAACAGATGATCCCAGGAGGCTCATTTTAACAACCATTGCTCTAGAAGGTATTAAGGGCAGTAAATACTGTATTGTCTAAATATAACCAAATGCCAAAAAGTTAGCTTATGCCTCATAATGGTAGGAAGTAAATAAGACAACAGGTCTGCTTTAgctttggggaaaataaaaatttaaattctataTGTCCACAATTATGTATcgataaatcaataaataaatattttaaaattcaaattattttagtttcaagGTTAAAAAAACCTGCAAGGTTtcgtttttaaaattctatttcttctgaaaaaagTAATTCTTCCTAAAAGAAGAATTTACACAATGACTTTGGTAGGCTATGGGATATTAAAAACCAAGGAACCCCTAGTCTTCAACTTAAAGAGGCTCACATtcaaatagaataatataatatcAAACTAATATGAGTTTCAGTGTGAGGTGTGctgtaggaagaaaaaaaggctaTGTGTGTTcaacagagaaagaaatcatCACTGAATGATATCATCTCAAAAAGCCTAACAATAACTCCAAGAAAatcacatttaataaaattttaattttttaatatgtaaaagacTACACATCTTTCACATATGATATAAATATTGTAGCTATTATTTCCTGGCAGTTTATGTTGTTAGATATATAAATGGAGttacaagaaatatttaaactCCAGACACTCTACTTACTACCCACTACTGTGACGTTTTCTACAATGGCAAATAGTCGAAGGAAATATCACCTGGCCACATTTTTCTATCCTCCTACACAGCAACAAAGATCTTAGAAATTTGCTCTCAAATGTCATTTCCAGCAATAAAACTGGaggccaaagaaaaaaattgccattAAAAAGGAATTGTTTTAATCCTAGGTTTTCCTAACCAATATGTGATTGGAAAGTTGTCTCGTGGGACTGGGTCATTCCAGGGAGAGAGAACCCCACAGGGGGTGATTCTGTTGACTTCTGCACAGAATTTCCTCACTTAGCAGCTAGATAAATAGGCTCCTGCAGAAAGGCCACAATTCCTACAAGAAATACTGTGAATGGGCAGAAACTCATTCCTCTAAGTTAGCTCTGGCATCTCAGAATGAGTGTTTATGATCTTGCTAGCTAGCAGCCCCATGCCCAACAGACGTCTGGTCATACATATAACCTGCCAAATCTACTTGGTGAAAAATCATATATAACCTTTTCACTTTGACCTCTCCCCATACTAACAgttttcagtaaaataaatagCTTCAAGTAACCCTGCAAAtaacataacaaaaatattaaaatggaagaTGATGGCTATGTTCATCTGTttgactgtagtaatcatttcTTGTGCctacatataacaaaatattatgttgcacactttaaatatatacaacaaaaaatgattttttaaaaaaagtacccATCCATACCCCCCTCCCTGGTGATATGCAAAGCagcaaaaattttttattatttatgtggaAGAAATTGTTACTCACCAGGTATAACTGTCCAAGAGGGCAGATATAATAATCACAGACTTGCAATAGAGAGAATTTGGGCTGTACAAATAAAATTCCACTATTATGCAAGCCCCTGCGGTATTTAAGTAtgtctaggtttttttttaagtttcatcaGATCTGTGGGGATATTTGCAAAGTGAATTTACGGTTTAAGATGCATTTGAACACATAAATATCCAAACTGCAAAGACAGTACAAAGGAAGGGGGCCTAGATGGATGAATAGAATTCCAgcaggcagaggcaagagaagtgCATTTCAGGAGAGGGAGGAATAGCGTTAAGCATAGGCAGAATGGCCTCTGTAAGGAGCGGGTACCAAGCCTGGGACTGGCACAGAGGCACTTACGGTAGCCCCTGAGAGCTGCCGAAAGGTAAGAGGAGGTGGCACAAAAGGACTTGAATATCTGCCTTTCTTTCTAAGGAAGCTAGGACCTTCTTGGAAAATCAAGAGAAGCCACAGCAGATTTATGATCGGGAAGAGACCAGCCCCATGCTACTTATTAAGCACGTTGATCTGCTTGTTCAGCATAACCTCATCAAAACCCCTTCATATTCTCTCCTTAAGTTCCATGTCAGCGAGGTTTTATAttaaaacagcaacagcaaccaCAACAACACAAATCTGACTCCAGAAACCCTGTAGAAATAAggtaaacatttactgaaattTCTTGAAAAGGCAGAGGTAGCAAAGGAAACGTCATATACATCAATACTTGCTAACAGTCCCCTTATACTGCTACCTCACACATCTCACGCCAATTTCCTTTCTGTCAAAAACTCTCAACCTCCTCTCTACTCCCACCACGGCCCTGTTCTCAGCCTTCTGACTCTGTTTTCCTTTCAGTGGGTGAGTGCTCTGATGTTTCTTTCCTTTGGCAGAGTTTGAGGTATGGTCCCTTGTTTGTGCCATTCTGCTGGTGGCGCGGTGACCAAAGacaaagggaggaggaaagaggaatgaCAGAGCAGGAGTGAAGGTTACTGGGAATTCTTATCCCAATAGGACACACTGTCAGGGGCACTAATAGAGTTGGAGATGATCTAGAAGGTTACCATTAAGCTCTCAAGAGGGTCTGAATAGAGTGGTGGGAAGGACACTAAAAAGGAAGACCCAGATTTGAGAGACATCGCAGGTAGGAATTATGAACTGAATTGTGCTCCTCAAGCACAACGGTCAACAATGTTGCCCATTCCAACCACCTCAGCTGTGTGTTAAATCGCTAAATGACAGGACGGATACATGCATGAACAAGTGGGCTGTCAGAAGGAAGGAGGGCCAAGGACAGTGAATCAGGAGTGTTCCTGGGAACCTAACACAGTCCCCCACTCTCTGCAATCCTCGGGGCGTGCTGTCTGGTCCCTCCTGCCTCCGGGTTTCCTGGTTACTACTCCCTCTTCCTGGaaatgatccccccacctccAGCTCACATCTGCATTTAGGGAAGTTGCCTGGCCTACAGAAAAAGGCAGACAGAGCAACTGCAGGGGCAGCAAAGATTTCTGAACCTAGAACAGGTACGTTAGGCCTGGGTGATGGTGCTTATTACGTCACTAAAGAAATACGGGGTCATCATTCCAGGCACATCTGGCAGGGATGAGAGTCCTTGGCCTCCCGGACCTGCGAGATATTTTCCTCCTGAGTGAACGATAACCCCTGCCACCTGCTGAGTGCACCCCGTGAGAACATCCAGATAGGCCCTTGTCCTCTATATTCTCATGTCCTTGTTTGTCCCTGATCCATGTGCAAGTACTCCATTCACAGACTCAGATACCGATGTCATGAGCCACCCTTTTCTCCCCTTGTGAATGTAGTATAGCAATCAAAAAATTAGACAACTACAGTCACAGAAAGCAATGGCTTTAAGGGTGCCCACAGGGCACTTTCTGTCTGACTATGTTGTTGTTTAAAACTTCAGATGGTTGCCGCTTTTaacttctaataaaatatttttggccaggcatagtgactcacgcctgtaattccagcactttgggaggccgaggcgggcagatcacctgaggtcaggagttcgagaccagcctagcgcAACAtcgcgaaatcccatctctactaaaactacaaaaaaataaaaataaaaattagccgggcgtggtggtgcacctgtaatcctagctacgtgggaggctgaggcaggagaatggcttgaacccgggaggcggaggttgcagtgagccgagatcacgccactgcactccagcctgcgctacaagaggaaaactccatctctaaataaataaattaaatattgttttatccCTTGTAACTCACTTCAGTAAGTCTTCACTGTCTGAATCAAAGAGAAAAGATCTGTTGAATTAAACAGAAGGTCTGAATTAATGTGTGCCCTCCATGTTTCTGTACTTTGAGAGCCTTTCTCCCAGTCCTTTCACATTCCAAAGTGACATTTTATTCTctgagataaatattttaggctaaCAATAATTTTAAGTCAAAGTGCATGATCTGTGTGCACCATTGCCGCATGGCCGTGCTGCAGACACTGACCCTGTGCCCTCCcctcctgagggctccccagtgGCCGGCTGGAGTGAGAGGCTTTGCCCGGGTTGTCCACATACCAGCTGGGcagcccacctcagactcccaccTTCTCCATCCCCTCCCCGGGGCAGGACACCCTGCTCACTTAGTGCAGGTGTGCACCAGCCCCTCCTTCCACACCCAGGTGTGTGGGAGAGCGCAGACACTGCTGTCTGCTCCTCTGGGTGGCCTCCGCCCTCTGCATGGTGACAGACAGGAACTCGAAGAAAGTTTGTGGAGtgaataagtatatatttatatcacaactattgtgaaagaaaaatgatactaAGAAGCCCTTGTTTGCTTTCTTAGCCATGAAGCCTGAGGAGAAGGGATCAGGAGCTGTGGTCCCACGGCCAGCCGCTAGCTGCGGGGCATCCCCAGGCCACCTAGGCCCTCTCCTCTTCCCAAGCCCAGTGGAGGCCACCAGATGTCCCTGAAGAGGGGCCCTTCTGTCCCAGCCTCGCCGGCAGCTTCACCTTGCTCTGCTCTTGCTGGGTGTGAACAGAAACGTGTGAGGAGCTTCTCGCTTCTGTCCCCACCTTCCTTTCCTGCgtgccctgccctcctccctccagcGCTGCCCCAAGTGTCCGGCCGCCCCCTCGGACCTCCTTTTCCAGGGGCTTTTCCGTTTTCCCCGTATTCACATGACTTCTTCTCTGCCTGTGGGTGTCTCATGACCCTCTAGAGCAGCGACTTTTTCCTCCCTCATTCCTTCCACTCCCCTCAGGCATCTAAGTAGCAGGAACCTGATTGTCCAAAGTTGATTTGGGAGCAGCCCGCTGCCCTTCTAAAATGATCTAGGAAAGGTGCCAGTAACATAAGCCGCCGCCTGCTGAAACTTGCGCGTCCTCAGCCACTCGCTGCGGCCAGCGTGAAGGGGAGGGGAACGGGGCATTCCTGGCACGGTCAGGTGTCTACAGACAGCAATCTTAGTTAATTCTCAAAACCCCGTTAGACCCAAAAGTGGGGTGCTGACAGGGACCTAACCTGTCCACCACCCCTCGGTCGGTGGGACTGAAACCCATGTCTTTGAGCTGCTCTACAGTTTATTTCCAAAAAGGCCTCCCACACCTGGGAAGGGACATAGAAAGCTGGTCCCATTGCCAGTCCGATTTCTTTACTAAACTCTCAACCGTGGTAAATCTAATACGCTTACGACCTCTTTCCGAGAGCTGGGAATCTGCAGAGATGCTCTGTTTTCTGCTGTACTAATCTCAGGCTTCCCAAAGCGAGTGCCTCGCCCAGCTCCTAGGGGAATCCACTGAGTCCCAGGCGCAGGGCAAAGGATGGGGCGGGATGGGGACATCGTACCTGCGCTCCGGGAGCCGCTGGGAGTCCGGCCGGCCCCGGCCGCGGGGAGGAAAAGCAACGGCTTGGGCTCCTTATCCGTGACGCGCGCTCCCCTGCGCCCCCGGGGCCTCCCGTGGGCTCCGTGCGGGGACAAAGCCAGGGCCAGCAGGAGGAGTGCGGGCAAAGGGGCGCCGGGCTTAAGGGGCCGCATGTTCGCAAGCCAGGAGGAGAGAGCGGGAGACTCGGGGAGGATCCTGACGCAGGTCCGGAGGGTGCGCAGCCCCAGAGAGGGCCAGCGGGACCACAGCGCGGCTACGCTGCCGGCCGCAGTCTTCACCGCGCGCCTGCCCTTGTCTACGCCCCGGGGGTCGGCTGGAGCTGCACTGGGACTGGGCCCTCAGGGTGCCGAAGCCTAAGAGCTGCGCGGCGCGGGGCGGGAACGGGAGGCGGTGCCTGGGGCCACGGGGTCGTCCCCCAGGATGAGGGCGTGTCCCAGCGCGCGGGACCCTCGGAAGTCCGCGCTGGGCCGGGCGGACACCAGCCTCGGACTCAGCGGGTCTCAGGGCTCCCTACGCAACGCCTGCCTCGGATCCGGACCCCGGGCTCCCTCTGGTCTGGTCGCCGTCCTCGGGAGGACCCAGTAGGGTACCTGCCCCGTCGCCCCGGCGGTTCTCCCTGGGCTCCGTCTCCCGCCGCCCCCACCCCCCGAGCCTCGGGGTCCGTCACGGCTTCCCCTGGCTGGCGGGGTCAGTAGAACCCGCCGCGCCTAGTCGGAACGGAAAAAAGCAGGGCCGGGGTGCGGCCTGGATGAGCGGAGATCTCCGCGCCTTGGGCGCAAAGGTGCGGAGTTTGGTCTGCTGCCGAGCCCCTGTTCGCTCAGGAAGGCTGGCCACGCCATCACCCCGGCCACGCCGTCACGCCAGCCGCCCCTGCCCCAGCTCTGGAGGCCCGACCTGCCCTCCTGGTCGCAGCACCGCGTTCTCTTCTGCGTGGGGGAGCGGAGGGCGGAGGAGGTCTGGGgctgggcactggggacacaCGCCCAGCTCCCCTGGCCTCCCTCGGGGGAGTGGCCGGTTTCAGTGCTTCCCCAGGTGAAATCGCCAAGGTTGACCAGTGCGCCCAAGAAAGCAGCTGGCTGGATTTTTCTTCAAATTAGGGAACTCTTCTAAAGAGTTTTAGTGTTaacaacttaaaaaatgaaattaaggccAGTCGTTCTAATTAAAGTGAGCCTCTGATCAAACCGCGCTCTGTAAACTGCTGTTGTTTTAGTTATTTCAGCCGCCTGCTTTATTGCTTTATATTAAGTATATTGAAAAATGTTGAAATTGCTCTCTGATCAATTGACTACTAATTATCTCCTCATATGCAAAGTGCAAACAGGTGAAAGGAAGAAGGCAGGAATAACTAAGGGAACCGAGGCTCCATTACTCCTTAGGCATTGCCCAACGTTACATTACTTTACAAAAAGAAATCTTGTCGGTCACAGATCCTGAAAATGACCTCAACTCCTTCAAATAGTTTATCTAGGCTTGGCATGTCCAACATGCCTAAGAAATTGGGGAAACAAAGCAAGCTTTGCAGGAGCCCTGTGAAATCGTGCCTTTGGATGAAGCTCTTTTGAGGAAGTTGTTACACGGGTGAAGACTGCGTCTTCCAATCGTTTAACTGTTAAGCATGCATAGGAATCTGGTATTTCCTAAGCAAACACAGCAGTGTAAGAGAATGGCTTCCACCATGGGAGACCCACAAGAGTCTTCCTAGAAAAACCGGTTAAGAGTCTGAAGGCCCTACTTAGGTGGAATAAACgctttctcacagctctactgaagtgaaataagaaaacattagaaGTTCACAGACATTGACAAGCagttcaaaaattaattttaattggaaaataaaaaaatagggaCTAGTCCAAAAAACGATGGGGAAATGCAGTATGAAATAATGCTGGAGAATAAGTGATACTGAAACCATGATAAATGGACTTTTTAATCAACCATCTATCCGGAGCAAAAGACAGCAAAACCTGGAAGCTGAATTATTTCCCTCTTCCTCTACGCTGAAAGCTAgaggaaataaatgaagcaaTGAAGTTTTCAAGCCTGACAGTTTGGGGTCTACTTTCAGCTGTCATTAGCCATGGGACCCTGAGCAAACCATTTAGTCTTCTCTCTAGCAAGGTGAAGAGGCTGAACGTCAGTGGTTCTCACACTGTGTATCATGTGAAGGAGAGGCTGTAAAAAAAATGCAGGTTCGCACACCCCTGGGGACGCAGTCCCCCAGGAGGATCCtgtaaatctgcattttaaggGACTCTGGGTAGTTCTGAAGCAAGTGGTCCTTTGAAACccacttttattcattcaacaaaaatgatGTGAATGCACACTGTGGACCAGGCAGTGGAAACATGGCAGAGCCACCACAGTGGGTAAAATAGACAAAATCCTCATCTTTGTGGAGCATCTAACTTCAGGGATCTAGTTTGCCAACACAATGCTTTCATCGTAAATAAACAGGTTGCCTATAGCTAAGTCActctttgcttttgttctttgttcATTGCATATCTTTGACTACTTTTCTAACTGCCCCAACTAAATGCTGCTTGCCCTGTCTCTTGCTAATTAGTTTAGAGGCAACTTAAAGTGTTCATGTGGACATTCCCTCAGTAACACTTGCTAATTTATTTAGTGTGTAAGGAAGGGTTTTCTGTGTAGAAATGGGTACTTAGTAACTAAAGTaatccaaaatttttaaaactctgttacAAGCTATTTTAAGCCTTGAAACTCAAGGCACTTATTTTCTTTACAACTTAGCTAATAAATTAAACAAGTGAAGTTTCCTTCTTTAACACCAACAAACCctattaaacatttcaaaatacaatcatatatttaatatagttgattttcttaaacatttttaaaaacagaatttcaaaagTCACAATTGAAAAATCCATTACTACATCTCCCCCAAAATATTGGTAATGTTGGTAATATAAACTTGTCTtaaggttctctagagggacagaactaacaggagatatatatatatatatatacacacacacatatatatatatatatatatatatacacacacatacatatagagatatatatatataaaatacttaaactCCTACATATatataggagtttattaagtattaacttacataaTCACAAGAtcccacaacaggctgtctgcaagttTGAGCCACAAGGAGACccagtccaagtctcaaaactgaagaactttggagtctgatgttcaagggcaggaagcatccagtatgggagaaagacataggctgggaggctaggccagtctcaccTCTTCACTTCAATccgatcaagttgacactcagtattaactatcacaagaataagattatgacacaaacccagagagttgatatacccctgaggtaggacagtaaaggtatattgctgggcttgagctgaaggcaaattgcttctggtgggccttatggacaggaatggagaaaatggcatttgccaagtcaatgtcTGCATACCAGCTACCAGGAGaggtgttaatttgctcaagcaatgaaaccacatctggtactgCAGCTGCagttggagtcaccacttggttaagcttacgaTAATCCACtatcattctccaagatccatctgtcttctgcacaggccaaatgggagagtttaATGGGAATGTGGTGGGAATCGGAAAAACCTCCCTGCATCTTTCAattccttgatggtggcactaatctcctCAATTCCTCCAGGTATGCAATATTGTTTtcgatttactatttttctaggtagaggcagctctaatggcttccatttggcctttcccaccatgatagccctcaccctaccagtcagggagccaacgtgggggttctgccagctgctaagtatgtctatgccaatgatgcattctggcactggagaaatgaccacaggatgagtctgggGACCTGCtgggacccactgtaagtcagacctgagctagAGCTCCATTAATTACCTGCCCTCCATAaacccctactttaactggaggaccacaatgacattttgggtCCCCTGCAGTCaacgtcagctcagagccagggtccagtagtccccaaaatgtctgatcatttccctttcccaatgcacagttaccctggtaaaaggctggaGGTCTCCGTGGGGAAGATTGGGGAAAaaattcactgcataaattgtcagtGATGTAGTgtggtccttcctcaaggggacccagtctccccttcattcaaggggttctgggtttgtaaactggctcaagtctggacattgattgaggggccatgattctctgtttttataattcaaattagtcttttgtccattcaacctAGAATTTTTCTCCTTATGTAAGTTAAgaaggaatgcagtaggcttcctatcaatttcacttccaggaacactgtgattaattagccaatgccagagctctacacaagtcagactattctgattgccactttgcctctgctgtccattatggtagctacacccaccttgcctttgacagttgagtgccgccacttggcccctgcctcCTTGGGATCCAATTAtgcccattgtatttaaattttgtagttgaatGACTGTGGTTCCCccattagatctgacatacagaaaagagcaattacagggctcttcaaagatgcaagtgctgccctcacaaatctgttTCACAAtgcattggtcaagggtatatcttctggaccctcccagctggaatgagtaggtctaaagtaaCTAagccactccaccatcccaatctccctaagcctttggattccctcctctacattaaaccaagggagatcaggcatttccagcttgctCTCAGTGAGctatcttttaatccatatttcagctaactgagcaaataaactattagaacctttttttaactccccaagctgcaatattaaaaacagagtccctacttagtgcgtccaaatcaataaattaagCCTGATCGAACTCTATGTTCCTTCTGCCATTATCCCATACCCTTAATGTCCATgtccatgcctgttctccagatttctgtttataaagaTGAGAGAACTTAAGCAGTTCTTTTTGAGTGTAGCaaacctcctcatgggtcacactctcaacctcacctctaggggcctgtgaggactttagtctagttataggtcaggaaacaaacaggggtgttgggggtggctcctaaggagaatcaacattattttgcctggcaactgcttcaggggaggccatcactgttgccttgggcagcacagggtttatctTCTCacacaaaggtggaaaggctgatggcagcatgggtcaggGAGGAGAttttgccactactggggatggagaagctgttccttctggaaaaaaagtttcatcagagtttacaaactctgggtcagggtcctcccacacgtcccattccaagttgcagggccCCATTCTTTtgcaatcaatgccctcactttaacagtagacacctggtgaggcaCCTTTCATTGTAGGTCAGCCACTCGCATGATACGAGCTTGTGTCTGtctttccacaatttcagctccttctctacaggagataaggcagtcactcagggcaatcttggCAGATTTCaagctcagtatctgcttctgaagtcAGGAGACAGAATCCGTAAgttcctcattttctttcatcactttgtccactgaacttaggagcaagcaaccagcttcattatgtttgTTGggtctccacatatggtcaaaggtattatgtatagagtcactaaactccttacctctcatgagcagtgaatcaggaatgtcaaatgcatttattttgcataattatctaaacagttcatgccaaggactatcagtgttctccatacaattggaagtagagtccttagcattttgggatctaatcatattaagc
It encodes the following:
- the ALKAL1 gene encoding ALK and LTK ligand 1 isoform X2; translation: MRPLKPGAPLPALLLLALALSPHGAHGRPRGRRGARVTDKEPKPLLFLPAAGAGRTPSGSRSAEIFPRDSNLKDKFIKHFTGPVTFSPECSKHFHRLYYNTRECSTPAYIS